Genomic DNA from Deferribacterota bacterium:
AACAGGTCCCACCCGGTTCAATGGGTCTTATGTTGCATCCCTCGTGGGGGCCAGGCCTGAAACATCCTGAGGCAAAAGGAGCTATCATAGGTTTTGGAGGTGTCCATAAGAGAGCCCATGTTTATAGAGCTGTAATTGAAGGGCTTGCTTATGCTCTTTTAGAAGGCATGCACAGTATAGAAAAGGCATCTAAGACAAAAATAAGTGAAGCAGGTGTATCAGGTGGAGCATCAAGGAGCGATGAAATATGTCAAATCTCTGCAGATATATTTAACCTCCCTCTATATCGTGGGGTTACCCATGAAACATCAGCTCTAGGTGCAGCAATTGTCTCAGCAGTGGGGCTTAAAGTTTATAAAGATTTTAATAGTGCAATTAAAAATATGGTTAAAGTGGGAAAAACCTTCTACCCCAATGAGGAAAATACATTTTTATATAATGAACTTTATAAAAGAGTCTATAGGAAAATGTATAAGAGTCTTAAACCTCTTTACAAGGATATAAGGGATATTGTAGGATATCCTGAAAAAATTTAAAAATAGGAATAAAAGATATGTTAAATAAAAAAAATACGTGGAAAAATATAAAACCTGAAAAAAATACCTACCGCTCTATATTCAAATGGGGGGATCCTGAAACATTTAAGAATCCAAAACCTGGGCTTTTAAAACATATTAAAAAAACACTGGGAATAAATGATAAAGAAATTAGTGTTGTGAAAAATAGTGGAAATATGAATGTTGTAGCTAAAAAACCAGTAAGGCTAGCTGAAGAACATATTAATGCTTTTAGGAATATAGTAGGCAGTGAAAATATCAATCTCGACGATTACTCAAGGGTAAAATATTCTACAGGAAAGACCCTTATTGAACAGTTAAATTTACGAAAAGGTATAATAGAAGCGGTTTCAGATATTATTATTCACCCAAGAAGCAAGGAAGATATCCAGAAAATTGTATATTACTGTAATGAGTATAAAATACCAATTTATGTTTATGGCGGTGGTTCATCTGTAACACTTGGTGTTACTCCAGTTAAAGGTGGGGTGACGCTGGTTATGAATACCCATA
This window encodes:
- a CDS encoding FGGY-family carbohydrate kinase yields the protein LTGLFLDSIGSQIGHIPFDYKKMKWSKKGSLNYLLFPVETEKLPDLVAPGEIIGKIIPSAAKLTGIKEGTPVIACGSDKGCETIGMGIIDTSKASLSFGTTATVQTTSKNYFEAIKFMPPYPAVIPGYYNPEVEIFRGYWMITWFKNEFGYKEKIEAEKNGVIPEIELNKLLKQVPPGSMGLMLHPSWGPGLKHPEAKGAIIGFGGVHKRAHVYRAVIEGLAYALLEGMHSIEKASKTKISEAGVSGGASRSDEICQISADIFNLPLYRGVTHETSALGAAIVSAVGLKVYKDFNSAIKNMVKVGKTFYPNEENTFLYNELYKRVYRKMYKSLKPLYKDIRDIVGYPEKI